In Bythopirellula goksoeyrii, a single window of DNA contains:
- a CDS encoding winged helix-turn-helix transcriptional regulator produces the protein MKHNKQSKKSVGCPVEFTLEAIGGRWKVLIIHHLLEGTKRFGELTRLLGGISARTLTRQLRELEASGIIDRKVHQQVPPKLEYSLTTIGRKLEPVLLAMHDWAEESLKSSRRSKK, from the coding sequence GTGAAGCATAACAAACAGAGCAAGAAATCGGTCGGTTGTCCGGTTGAATTCACGCTGGAGGCGATCGGTGGACGTTGGAAAGTGCTCATCATTCACCATCTCCTTGAAGGAACGAAACGCTTTGGCGAATTGACACGACTCTTAGGGGGTATTTCAGCACGTACCTTGACCCGTCAGCTTCGTGAATTGGAAGCCAGCGGTATCATCGACCGCAAAGTTCATCAACAAGTTCCCCCTAAGCTCGAGTATTCGCTGACGACCATAGGCAGAAAGCTCGAGCCGGTTCTACTCGCCATGCACGACTGGGCCGAAGAATCTCTGAAATCTTCTCGTCGTTCAAAGAAGTAA
- the ycaC gene encoding isochorismate family cysteine hydrolase YcaC, with protein MSEFKYRRLDRSDAAVLLVDHQSGLCNIVGDFSPDDFKNNVLAVANAAKYFKLPTILTTSFEQGPNGPIVPEIKEIFPKSPYIARPGQINAWDNEDFVKAVKDTGKKQLIIAGVVTEVCVAFPALSAIEEGYEVFVITDASGTFNKTTRDAAWSRMEAAGVQLMSWFGMACELHRDWRNDMEGLGALFSNHLPAYRNLITSFNAHK; from the coding sequence ATGAGCGAGTTCAAATATCGTCGATTGGACAGATCAGACGCCGCCGTCCTGCTGGTCGATCATCAGTCCGGACTGTGCAACATCGTTGGCGATTTCTCGCCGGACGATTTCAAGAACAACGTCTTGGCCGTTGCCAACGCAGCAAAATACTTCAAGCTGCCGACAATTCTCACGACCAGTTTTGAACAAGGACCAAACGGTCCCATCGTCCCAGAGATCAAGGAAATCTTTCCAAAGTCTCCGTACATCGCTCGTCCCGGCCAAATCAACGCCTGGGACAATGAGGATTTCGTCAAAGCCGTGAAGGATACGGGGAAGAAACAACTCATCATAGCTGGGGTCGTCACCGAGGTCTGCGTGGCATTCCCGGCCCTATCTGCAATCGAGGAAGGTTACGAAGTATTCGTGATAACCGACGCATCCGGGACATTCAACAAGACAACACGTGATGCAGCATGGTCTCGCATGGAAGCCGCTGGAGTGCAGTTGATGAGTTGGTTCGGGATGGCCTGCGAGTTGCATCGTGACTGGCGAAACGACATGGAAGGATTGGGTGCATTGTTCTCGAATCATCTTCCGGCCTATCGCAATTTGATCACAAGCTTCAACGCACACAAGTAA
- a CDS encoding Gfo/Idh/MocA family protein, translated as MSVSRRQFIASTATTAASLGLMGLSSARGAETADIRIGVIGLRGRGKSHLDGFGNNVVAICDVDEEVLNDSAAKFQEKHGRNVDTLGDYRRLLERKDIDAVSIATPNHTHALIAVAAAQAGKDVYCEKPIAHNIWESRQVVQAARKYDRIIQCGTQARSSRSIQGAVDYLRSGNLGKVRYAVGTCYKPRPSIGKLDQPLKIPSSIDYDLWCGPVEMKEIYRPHLHYDWHWDFNTGNGDMGNQGIHQMDVARWLMGANALAPRVLSIGGRLGYDDAGDTPNSQIAYYDYPEAPLIFETRGLPHSKAGQKNWGASMDKYRGMQIAAAVQCEDGFVVAGSSYNSAIAYDNDGNVVKKWNDRSESHFDNWLKAVANHDRSQLNAEIQEGHLSSSLCFMGSISHQLGSEKPTAEIAEMVAGRELLANSFDRMASHLRANDVDIDTKDAITLGATLELDPATELFVDNDAANALRSPKQRAPFIVPNLESVDTRTAAS; from the coding sequence ATGTCTGTTTCAAGACGCCAATTCATTGCATCAACTGCCACTACAGCGGCTTCCTTGGGATTGATGGGACTGAGCTCGGCTCGTGGAGCCGAGACTGCTGATATTCGAATCGGAGTGATTGGCCTGCGAGGGCGCGGCAAATCGCATCTCGATGGGTTTGGGAATAATGTCGTGGCTATCTGCGATGTCGATGAAGAAGTGCTCAACGATAGCGCAGCTAAATTTCAGGAAAAGCATGGTCGCAATGTAGACACATTGGGCGACTATCGTCGGCTCCTTGAGCGCAAAGACATTGATGCCGTTTCGATTGCGACTCCCAATCACACGCACGCGTTAATTGCCGTCGCTGCTGCCCAGGCAGGCAAAGATGTCTATTGCGAGAAACCGATCGCTCACAACATATGGGAGAGTCGCCAAGTCGTACAGGCTGCCCGCAAGTACGATCGCATTATTCAATGTGGTACTCAGGCTCGCTCTAGCCGCAGTATTCAAGGTGCCGTCGACTACTTGCGTAGTGGAAACTTAGGCAAAGTCCGATACGCCGTAGGCACGTGTTACAAGCCTCGACCTAGTATCGGCAAGCTCGACCAGCCTTTGAAAATTCCGTCGTCGATCGACTACGATCTGTGGTGTGGTCCCGTCGAAATGAAAGAGATCTATCGCCCTCATCTTCATTACGATTGGCATTGGGATTTTAATACCGGTAACGGTGATATGGGAAACCAAGGCATTCACCAAATGGATGTAGCACGGTGGTTAATGGGTGCCAATGCACTTGCCCCTCGCGTGTTGAGTATCGGGGGTAGACTAGGCTACGACGATGCGGGTGATACTCCCAACTCTCAAATTGCCTATTATGACTATCCTGAGGCTCCGTTGATCTTCGAAACCAGAGGCCTCCCCCATTCCAAGGCTGGCCAGAAGAATTGGGGAGCATCGATGGACAAGTATCGTGGCATGCAGATCGCGGCGGCCGTGCAATGTGAGGATGGCTTTGTCGTTGCAGGCAGTTCCTACAATAGTGCAATTGCCTACGACAACGATGGCAATGTAGTCAAGAAATGGAACGACCGCAGCGAATCACATTTTGACAACTGGCTCAAGGCGGTTGCCAACCATGATCGATCGCAATTGAACGCCGAGATCCAAGAGGGGCATCTTTCCAGTTCTCTCTGTTTCATGGGAAGCATCTCGCATCAACTCGGCAGCGAAAAGCCCACGGCCGAGATCGCCGAAATGGTTGCTGGCCGTGAATTGCTAGCCAATTCATTCGATCGCATGGCAAGTCACTTGCGTGCCAACGATGTGGACATCGATACGAAAGACGCAATCACACTGGGGGCAACTCTGGAACTAGATCCCGCGACAGAGTTGTTTGTCGACAACGACGCTGCGAATGCCTTACGTTCTCCCAAACAAAGGGCGCCGTTCATCGTCCCGAATCTCGAAAGCGTCGATACGCGCACTGCAGCAAGCTGA
- the holA gene encoding DNA polymerase III subunit delta codes for MAKQAAHIVPALKVLMKPDEHPAVGVCAISGDDLFLKHEVRNALVKATLGDAAEGFGVEVLEGRQAELRDVLDALRERSLFGSSQQVVVIEDADPFVKQYREQLEDLVDTIPEGSFLLLEVGSWPGNTRLAKAVAKSGLTISCSTPDKGAELTAHTKLLKDWLTHLARQEHGVKLDRAAADVLLELLPSESGILCQEIARLALLTEDKSPIDAALVREHVGGWRVRKTWDMIDAVADGNAAEALNQLDRLISAGEDPFAIMPQMASTLRKFAAAARSYEVAERTRRPMKLRDALEQGGIPRFKLGDAEGQLKQIGRPRARQLYRWLLAADLALKGHNSPKDRARREIETLIVRLSKQAAPVRTKT; via the coding sequence TTGGCAAAACAAGCCGCACATATCGTTCCTGCACTCAAGGTGCTCATGAAGCCCGATGAGCATCCCGCCGTAGGTGTCTGCGCTATTTCAGGAGACGATCTCTTCCTCAAGCATGAAGTACGCAATGCTTTGGTGAAAGCGACCTTGGGAGATGCTGCGGAGGGTTTTGGGGTTGAAGTGCTGGAAGGGCGTCAGGCCGAATTGCGCGATGTGCTCGATGCTCTGCGAGAGCGGTCGCTCTTTGGGAGTTCGCAGCAAGTAGTTGTGATCGAAGATGCCGATCCATTCGTCAAACAATATCGTGAACAACTTGAAGATCTCGTTGATACGATTCCGGAAGGTAGTTTTCTTCTGCTAGAAGTTGGCAGTTGGCCTGGAAACACACGACTAGCCAAAGCAGTTGCCAAGAGTGGATTGACGATCTCCTGCTCAACTCCTGATAAGGGAGCTGAGTTGACTGCACACACCAAGCTGCTCAAAGATTGGTTAACGCACTTGGCACGCCAGGAGCATGGCGTAAAACTCGATCGGGCAGCTGCCGACGTGCTGTTGGAGTTGCTCCCGAGTGAATCAGGCATCTTGTGCCAGGAGATTGCTCGACTGGCATTGCTCACTGAAGACAAGTCTCCCATCGATGCCGCGCTCGTCAGAGAACACGTCGGAGGTTGGCGGGTTCGCAAGACATGGGACATGATCGACGCTGTGGCAGATGGCAACGCTGCCGAGGCGCTCAATCAATTGGATCGATTGATCTCAGCCGGGGAAGACCCTTTTGCGATCATGCCTCAAATGGCATCGACCTTGCGCAAGTTCGCCGCTGCCGCGCGCAGCTATGAAGTGGCTGAGAGGACCCGCCGGCCCATGAAATTAAGAGATGCTCTAGAGCAAGGTGGTATTCCACGGTTCAAACTGGGAGATGCCGAGGGGCAGCTCAAGCAGATTGGTCGTCCTCGCGCGAGACAGCTCTATCGATGGTTGCTAGCAGCAGACTTGGCACTCAAGGGGCACAATTCTCCCAAGGATCGTGCTCGCCGAGAGATCGAGACTTTGATTGTGCGACTCTCAAAGCAGGCAGCACCGGTTCGTACTAAGACGTAG
- a CDS encoding ABC transporter ATP-binding protein codes for MLNVIPSKQLSSKDDQYTKLTHPARLPIAMIQLNSVTKLYGTVIGVNDMTLDLPAGAYGLLGPNGSGKTTLLSLLTGQLVPTIGSVRVFGQSPRNNAELFHRLGYCPGSEGLYANVSGLEWVRYLCQLQGWNSADARRAAEAALATVGMTAAMQRPIASYSRGMRQRVKLAQAIAHDPDLLILDEPFNGLDPIGRHEMGELLKEWIAGGKCLLLASHLLYEVESITDRFLLINGGRLLASGTAAEVHALLVDAPNEITLRTSHPHRLASLLVEHKVTDSLHVSDHCVVLSTKHPGQLYEQLPQWLADEKIAITEMHSADESLQALFDSLLKIHRGEVL; via the coding sequence GTGCTTAATGTCATTCCATCGAAACAGCTCTCGTCCAAGGACGACCAATACACGAAGCTTACGCATCCGGCTCGCCTTCCAATCGCCATGATCCAACTCAATAGTGTTACCAAGCTGTATGGCACCGTAATCGGCGTCAACGATATGACGCTCGATCTGCCTGCTGGCGCGTACGGACTGCTGGGTCCCAATGGGTCGGGGAAGACAACTCTCTTGAGTCTCTTGACCGGTCAGTTGGTTCCGACAATTGGAAGCGTGCGAGTGTTTGGTCAATCACCGCGGAACAATGCTGAGCTTTTTCACCGATTAGGGTACTGTCCAGGCAGCGAAGGTCTCTATGCCAATGTGTCGGGGTTGGAATGGGTTCGGTATTTGTGTCAGCTGCAGGGGTGGAACTCGGCTGATGCACGCCGAGCTGCTGAAGCGGCCCTCGCCACAGTGGGGATGACCGCAGCGATGCAGCGGCCGATTGCGAGTTATTCGAGGGGAATGAGGCAACGGGTGAAACTCGCTCAGGCAATTGCCCATGATCCCGACCTTCTCATTCTCGACGAACCATTCAATGGACTCGACCCGATTGGTCGCCATGAGATGGGGGAATTACTCAAAGAGTGGATTGCCGGGGGAAAGTGCTTGCTCCTGGCAAGCCACTTGCTGTATGAAGTGGAGTCGATTACCGACCGATTCTTGCTCATCAACGGCGGGCGATTGCTGGCCTCCGGGACAGCGGCTGAGGTGCACGCATTGTTGGTCGATGCTCCTAACGAGATCACGCTGCGCACCTCGCATCCCCATCGGTTGGCCAGTTTGCTTGTGGAACACAAAGTGACTGATTCTTTGCATGTCAGTGACCATTGCGTCGTGCTCTCAACAAAACATCCGGGGCAACTCTACGAGCAGCTACCACAGTGGTTAGCCGACGAGAAAATCGCAATTACAGAGATGCACTCGGCAGATGAGTCCTTGCAGGCGTTGTTCGATTCGCTCTTGAAGATCCATCGGGGAGAAGTATTGTGA
- a CDS encoding ABC transporter ATP-binding protein, which yields MNALIELDEISKNYGSFRALDRVSLKIESGITSLLGPNGAGKSTLIKVLLGLLRATTGTGRLMEFQLGRQNRQIREQVGYMPEDDCYLSGLSGVESVQLSAQLSRFPRLEALRRGHEILDFCGMGQERYRTVETYSTGMRQKLRFAQALVHDPPILILDEPTSGLDPGERESMLNRIKILAREKGKAVLLCTHILPDVQAVSDAVVILASGRVRVSEQLEQLSVPTEPSLRVKVLGDIDAFQSQLEQAGLPIKTGVNGAITVEGHHEELAERIWQLARQAGVGVRSIEPSRNSLEEIFLTAVREQPDGHS from the coding sequence ATGAACGCCCTGATTGAATTGGACGAGATTTCGAAGAACTATGGCTCGTTTCGGGCATTGGATCGGGTATCGCTCAAAATCGAGTCGGGCATCACGAGCCTCTTGGGTCCCAATGGGGCTGGCAAGAGTACACTCATCAAGGTCTTGCTGGGGCTATTGCGAGCGACGACAGGCACTGGGCGACTGATGGAATTTCAGCTCGGTCGCCAGAATCGTCAGATTCGCGAACAAGTCGGCTACATGCCTGAGGATGATTGCTATCTCTCGGGACTCTCGGGAGTCGAATCAGTGCAGCTCTCGGCACAGTTGTCACGTTTTCCTCGCCTGGAAGCGCTCCGTCGCGGCCACGAGATTCTCGACTTTTGTGGCATGGGGCAGGAGCGCTACCGTACGGTGGAAACTTACTCGACCGGGATGCGGCAGAAGCTGCGCTTTGCGCAGGCATTGGTCCACGACCCACCGATCTTGATTCTCGACGAGCCAACGTCTGGGCTCGATCCGGGTGAGCGGGAATCGATGCTCAATCGCATCAAGATTCTAGCTCGCGAAAAGGGAAAGGCAGTGCTCTTGTGTACGCACATACTTCCCGATGTGCAAGCGGTGAGCGATGCGGTTGTGATTCTGGCCAGTGGCCGAGTACGAGTTTCCGAGCAACTGGAGCAGCTAAGCGTGCCGACAGAACCTTCACTAAGAGTAAAAGTTCTGGGAGATATCGACGCATTTCAATCGCAGCTTGAACAGGCTGGACTACCCATAAAAACCGGTGTGAATGGTGCGATCACCGTCGAGGGGCATCACGAAGAATTGGCGGAGCGGATTTGGCAATTGGCACGTCAAGCCGGTGTGGGAGTGCGGAGCATCGAGCCTTCGCGCAACTCGCTGGAGGAAATCTTTCTCACCGCAGTTCGGGAGCAACCTGATGGCCATTCATGA
- a CDS encoding DoxX family protein, translating to MINREVSSQIGLLLLRVAFGLMMLVHGWQKLMGFSEMADKFPDPLGMGSQLSLISAIGAEVGCSLLLVLGLLTRFAAGPLAFTMLIAMFAIHGADPWQKKELAAAYLAVYVTLFFTGAGRFSLDHLIWGLSKVTADEEVRR from the coding sequence ATGATCAATCGAGAAGTGTCTTCCCAAATTGGGTTGTTGCTGCTGCGAGTTGCCTTCGGCCTGATGATGTTGGTCCACGGCTGGCAGAAACTGATGGGATTCAGCGAGATGGCGGACAAGTTTCCCGACCCACTCGGCATGGGAAGCCAGTTGAGCCTAATCTCAGCGATTGGCGCTGAAGTGGGTTGTTCGCTGTTGCTGGTTCTTGGTCTGCTAACCCGATTCGCTGCCGGGCCGCTGGCATTTACGATGCTCATTGCCATGTTCGCGATACACGGTGCCGATCCATGGCAGAAGAAAGAATTGGCGGCTGCCTACTTGGCGGTGTATGTAACGTTGTTTTTCACAGGAGCAGGTCGTTTCTCGCTTGATCATCTAATTTGGGGTCTCAGCAAAGTGACCGCGGACGAGGAGGTAAGACGATGA
- a CDS encoding matrixin family metalloprotease gives MQRTTTCVLLVSAALIVVLVLPNCARGSEAASTSSHDSDSSHELFDEYQVGGGEEPAAFRTVGSGWSNTSGGFSPFGEPAILSWSIVPDQTVLPQGQSEPLSPSNLIAFLDGIHHGGAGPGGSDLTQRDWFPLIKSAFDRWDAVSGLKFSYEPSDDGVVNGIPTTALASALGVSGVRGDHRIGGHSIDGSTSPTIVAYNYFPSNSDMVLDTDEAGRFGNPSDNYLRFRNTLMHEIGHGIGLNHVASAGHNFLMEGFLDTSIDGPQFDDILGAHRLYGDRFEEDGGNDSPSLATPLGSFALGQSVSLGADAVDAAVAPTDIDFLSINKSGDNDYFRFSVASPSLVDILLTPLGPTYPEGPHGGTETPFDASAKNNLRLYLYNSTGNSLLGFSTGGGLGAEESLINFALPAAGDYLIQIAGLQDAAQFYQLDLAVVPEPTSAILLFAALTGWIASRRQT, from the coding sequence ATGCAACGAACCACAACATGCGTTCTTCTCGTAAGCGCGGCCTTGATCGTTGTACTCGTGCTACCGAATTGCGCTCGAGGCAGCGAAGCCGCTAGTACTTCATCACACGACTCCGATTCTAGCCACGAGCTATTCGATGAATATCAAGTGGGTGGTGGAGAAGAACCTGCTGCTTTTCGCACTGTTGGAAGCGGCTGGAGTAACACATCTGGCGGATTTTCTCCTTTCGGAGAGCCCGCGATCCTGTCGTGGAGTATCGTCCCTGATCAAACGGTCCTCCCCCAAGGTCAATCAGAACCCTTGTCGCCGAGTAACCTGATTGCATTTCTTGATGGCATTCATCACGGTGGCGCCGGTCCTGGTGGTTCCGACTTGACGCAGCGTGACTGGTTTCCGCTTATCAAGAGCGCATTCGACCGTTGGGATGCTGTCTCGGGTCTGAAGTTTTCTTACGAGCCAAGCGATGATGGCGTAGTCAATGGAATCCCCACAACAGCCTTAGCCAGTGCTTTGGGTGTATCGGGGGTCCGAGGCGACCACCGTATTGGCGGTCACTCGATTGATGGTTCCACAAGTCCGACGATCGTCGCCTACAATTATTTCCCCAGCAATTCCGACATGGTCCTCGATACTGATGAAGCGGGACGCTTCGGAAATCCTAGCGACAATTACTTGCGGTTCCGCAATACCTTGATGCATGAAATTGGCCACGGAATTGGCCTCAATCATGTTGCCTCGGCTGGCCATAATTTCCTCATGGAGGGCTTTCTGGACACCTCGATCGATGGCCCCCAGTTCGATGACATCCTGGGAGCACACCGACTCTATGGTGACCGGTTTGAAGAAGATGGTGGGAATGATTCGCCATCGCTGGCAACTCCCTTGGGAAGCTTCGCATTGGGCCAATCCGTCTCTCTCGGAGCGGACGCAGTCGATGCTGCTGTGGCGCCGACCGACATCGACTTTCTCAGCATCAACAAGAGCGGTGATAACGACTACTTCAGGTTTTCGGTGGCTAGCCCCAGTCTCGTAGATATTCTGCTGACACCTCTCGGTCCAACGTATCCCGAAGGACCTCATGGCGGGACGGAAACGCCGTTCGATGCCTCGGCTAAGAACAATCTGCGGCTCTATCTCTACAACAGCACCGGAAATAGTTTGCTGGGCTTCTCCACTGGCGGCGGCCTGGGAGCCGAGGAGAGTCTCATCAACTTTGCCCTTCCCGCGGCTGGCGACTATCTCATCCAGATTGCCGGGTTGCAGGATGCCGCGCAATTCTACCAACTCGATTTGGCCGTGGTACCCGAGCCAACTTCTGCGATCTTGTTGTTCGCAGCGCTTACGGGATGGATCGCGAGCAGACGGCAGACGTAG
- a CDS encoding pirin family protein, translating into MKKSTQRIVRDTQPHWVGDGFPVRSLFSYREGETFDPFLLLDYGGPYSFEPAEVKRGVGEHPHRGFETVTIVYQGELEHRDSSGSQGSIGPGDVQWMTAASGVVHEEFHSERFTKSGGMFEMVQLWVNLPERVKMSEPRYQGILDAQVPQISLPESAGTARIIAGELLGTSGPAKTFTPINVWDLQLNAGALTELPVPSGHTTVVVVQNGAVLLNDEPVRAVELALLDREGDSLSLQAETPSRVLILAGEPLNEPIVGEGPFVMNSRDQIREAIQDYQAGRMGSLS; encoded by the coding sequence ATGAAAAAAAGTACCCAGCGAATCGTTCGGGACACTCAACCACACTGGGTCGGTGATGGCTTTCCGGTGCGAAGCCTATTTTCCTATCGCGAAGGAGAAACCTTCGACCCCTTTCTGCTTCTTGACTATGGTGGGCCCTATTCATTTGAGCCCGCGGAGGTAAAACGTGGTGTGGGCGAGCATCCGCACCGTGGTTTCGAAACCGTCACGATTGTCTATCAAGGCGAGTTGGAGCATCGCGATTCCAGCGGCAGCCAGGGCTCAATTGGCCCTGGTGATGTGCAATGGATGACTGCCGCATCGGGCGTGGTGCACGAGGAATTCCATAGCGAGCGGTTCACCAAGAGCGGCGGTATGTTCGAGATGGTCCAATTGTGGGTCAATCTGCCTGAAAGAGTGAAAATGTCGGAGCCCCGTTACCAAGGTATTCTTGACGCGCAGGTTCCCCAAATCTCGCTCCCTGAGAGTGCAGGCACGGCGCGGATTATTGCTGGTGAGCTTCTTGGGACCTCTGGGCCTGCAAAGACTTTCACTCCGATTAATGTTTGGGATCTGCAATTGAATGCAGGTGCTTTAACGGAGCTGCCGGTACCTTCCGGTCATACTACGGTAGTGGTCGTTCAGAATGGTGCTGTACTATTAAACGATGAACCTGTCCGGGCAGTTGAATTGGCTTTGCTCGACCGCGAAGGCGACTCTCTCAGCCTCCAGGCGGAGACACCATCACGAGTCCTTATTCTTGCGGGTGAACCCTTGAACGAACCTATTGTGGGAGAAGGCCCCTTTGTGATGAATTCGCGTGACCAGATTCGCGAAGCGATCCAAGACTATCAGGCTGGCCGCATGGGAAGCCTTTCTTAA
- a CDS encoding type II toxin-antitoxin system RelE/ParE family toxin: MTCYLQLTDEAADQLFAIAQWYAETSQSLEIAANWYDGLLDALETLEENPHRGELAAENDLFDFELRELCYGSGKHKTHRALYRIAGTRVEILSIRHLAQRGLSPTDLD; the protein is encoded by the coding sequence ATGACCTGCTATCTCCAGCTTACTGACGAAGCCGCAGATCAACTATTTGCCATCGCTCAGTGGTATGCTGAGACCTCTCAATCTTTAGAGATAGCTGCAAATTGGTACGATGGCTTACTCGATGCGCTGGAGACTTTGGAAGAAAACCCACATCGTGGTGAACTCGCCGCTGAGAATGATCTCTTCGACTTCGAACTCCGTGAACTGTGCTATGGGAGCGGTAAACACAAGACCCACCGGGCGCTCTATCGCATCGCAGGAACTAGAGTTGAGATTTTATCGATCCGCCATCTGGCACAACGAGGTCTCAGCCCCACTGACCTTGATTGA
- a CDS encoding ABC transporter permease: protein MAIHDVGYRVWQGTLASPWTRWLVIAKAGVRRTWQSSWLKRMMFFSWMPAIIFASGFLMWEQSLVNQEMLPLLESALEEEVRVPDIKGFTDGLRVEDERAARHSVWSLLLYYFFRYPQGGIMVLMVGIIAPPLVSQDVRSRAFLLYFSRPIARWQYALGKIATVWFYLLMISAVPALFLYVLGVFMSPSVNVIADTWDLPFRIIVASAVLMVPTATLALCFSSLTEESRYAAFAWFTAWILGWFTYAVMTAVELGHTENPDTTTLEKWAPVSLYHTLGEVQSWVFGIATFEQIKFAVLMLVVITVVSTAVLFRRISAPMRA, encoded by the coding sequence ATGGCCATTCATGATGTGGGCTACCGAGTTTGGCAAGGCACACTTGCCTCACCCTGGACTCGCTGGCTGGTGATAGCCAAGGCAGGAGTGCGCAGGACATGGCAGAGCAGTTGGCTGAAACGGATGATGTTTTTTTCCTGGATGCCAGCAATTATCTTTGCGTCGGGTTTTCTGATGTGGGAACAGTCGTTGGTGAACCAAGAAATGTTGCCTCTCCTTGAAAGTGCACTGGAAGAAGAAGTGAGGGTTCCCGACATCAAAGGCTTTACGGATGGGCTGCGGGTTGAAGACGAGCGGGCTGCAAGACACAGTGTATGGTCTTTGCTTCTGTATTACTTTTTCCGATACCCTCAAGGGGGGATCATGGTACTCATGGTGGGAATAATCGCTCCGCCACTGGTTTCGCAGGACGTGCGTTCTCGGGCGTTCCTGCTCTACTTCTCGCGACCTATCGCCCGCTGGCAGTATGCACTGGGCAAGATTGCCACGGTGTGGTTCTATCTATTGATGATTTCAGCCGTGCCTGCCCTGTTTCTATATGTGCTCGGTGTGTTTATGTCGCCGAGCGTCAATGTGATTGCTGATACTTGGGATCTTCCGTTTCGAATCATTGTTGCATCTGCAGTGCTAATGGTCCCTACAGCAACCTTGGCTCTCTGCTTCTCATCGCTTACAGAAGAAAGTCGCTACGCAGCGTTTGCCTGGTTTACCGCATGGATTTTGGGTTGGTTTACTTATGCAGTAATGACTGCTGTGGAGCTTGGCCACACGGAGAATCCAGACACCACCACACTTGAGAAATGGGCTCCCGTCTCTCTGTACCACACCCTAGGAGAAGTCCAAAGCTGGGTTTTTGGAATCGCCACCTTCGAACAAATCAAATTTGCAGTGCTCATGTTGGTCGTAATCACGGTTGTTTCGACCGCGGTTCTTTTCCGGAGAATTTCCGCCCCAATGCGTGCTTAA